In Pseudovibrio brasiliensis, the following are encoded in one genomic region:
- a CDS encoding polyamine ABC transporter substrate-binding protein, with protein MSSNFKSRLTGTVATAMMVALAASAAQAEGIVNVYNWSDYIDESVLKDFEAETGIKVNYDVFDSNEVLETKLLAGTTGYDIVVPTGSFLSRQIQAGVFQKLDKDALPNLKNMWSVVSNRTSIYDPGNAYSINYMWGTTGIGYNVEAAAKRLDGKPVDSWEIIFKPEILAKFQDCGIHMLDAPTELIPAALNHLGLNPDSHDKADIEKAAELLKTIRPYVQKFHSSEYINALANGDICLAIGWSGDVFQARDRAAEADNGVTVNYIIPKEGALMWFDQMAIPTDAANSREAHMFLDYIMRPDVIAKASNYVVYANGNQASHEYLDQEVLEDAAVYPDEATMEKLYVTTPYPPKIQRVVTRAWTAVKSGQ; from the coding sequence ATGAGCTCAAACTTCAAGTCCAGACTGACGGGAACTGTGGCAACCGCAATGATGGTTGCACTCGCAGCCAGCGCAGCACAGGCAGAGGGCATCGTCAATGTCTACAACTGGTCAGACTATATCGACGAAAGCGTCCTGAAGGACTTCGAGGCTGAAACCGGCATCAAGGTCAATTACGACGTCTTCGATTCAAACGAAGTTCTGGAAACCAAACTGCTCGCAGGCACCACTGGTTATGACATCGTTGTTCCAACCGGCAGTTTTCTCTCCCGCCAGATTCAGGCAGGCGTCTTCCAGAAGCTGGACAAAGATGCTCTCCCCAACCTGAAGAACATGTGGTCCGTCGTCTCCAACAGAACTTCCATCTACGATCCGGGCAACGCCTATTCCATCAACTACATGTGGGGCACCACCGGCATCGGCTACAATGTTGAAGCCGCAGCTAAGCGTCTGGATGGCAAGCCGGTCGACAGCTGGGAAATCATCTTCAAACCTGAAATCCTCGCCAAGTTTCAGGACTGCGGCATTCATATGCTGGACGCGCCAACAGAGCTTATCCCGGCAGCCCTCAACCACCTCGGTCTGAACCCGGACAGCCATGACAAAGCGGATATTGAGAAAGCTGCTGAACTGCTCAAAACCATCCGTCCATACGTACAGAAATTCCACAGCTCCGAGTACATCAACGCCCTTGCCAACGGCGACATCTGCCTTGCAATCGGCTGGTCCGGCGATGTGTTTCAGGCGCGAGATCGAGCCGCTGAGGCGGATAACGGCGTAACCGTCAACTACATCATCCCAAAGGAAGGTGCTCTGATGTGGTTTGACCAGATGGCAATCCCGACAGATGCAGCCAACTCTAGGGAAGCGCATATGTTCCTGGATTACATCATGCGCCCGGATGTCATCGCCAAAGCTTCCAACTACGTGGTCTACGCCAACGGCAACCAAGCCTCCCATGAGTATCTGGATCAGGAAGTGCTGGAAGATGCTGCGGTGTATCCAGATGAAGCAACCATGGAAAAATTATACGTCACAACCCCTTACCCGCCAAAAATTCAGCGCGTTGTGACCCGTGCCTGGACTGCTGTGAAGTCCGGTCAGTAA
- a CDS encoding ABC transporter ATP-binding protein, which yields METLVNTQPVCKFAPWEDPTQDPLVRFENVTKRFGDFTAIEDLTLNIYEREFFALLGPSGCGKTTMMRMLAGFEYPSAGNIMLGQSNLQKAPPHKRPVNMMFQSYALFPHMTVEQNIGFGLKQEKTPKPEIRRRVEEMLSLVQLEPFAKRKPHQLSGGQKQRVALARSLAKKPKLLLLDEPLGALDCKLREQTQFELMNIQEQLGLTFVIVTHDQEEAMTVASRIAVMDHGKIVQVATPAEIYEYPNSRYSADFLGDVNIIEGHIHVTTGETASLHWAEGETPLAVSTKLRPQPGTTAWLAVRPEKLRISKDKPENTDNCVKGEVWDIGYTGNISTYHVKASNGTILKAQVSNREHLADRPITWEDTVYVYWEKGAGVFLET from the coding sequence ATGGAAACTCTGGTCAACACGCAACCAGTCTGCAAATTCGCACCTTGGGAAGATCCCACCCAGGACCCCTTGGTGCGTTTTGAAAATGTCACGAAGAGGTTCGGCGACTTCACGGCCATCGAGGATCTGACGCTCAACATTTACGAGCGAGAGTTCTTTGCTCTTCTCGGCCCGTCCGGCTGCGGCAAAACAACCATGATGCGTATGTTGGCTGGCTTTGAGTATCCCAGTGCAGGCAACATCATGCTCGGCCAGAGCAATCTACAAAAAGCCCCGCCGCACAAGCGGCCCGTCAACATGATGTTCCAGTCCTACGCCCTATTCCCGCACATGACGGTGGAACAGAACATCGGCTTCGGTCTGAAGCAGGAAAAAACGCCCAAGCCAGAAATCAGACGACGCGTAGAAGAAATGTTGTCGCTGGTGCAGCTGGAGCCCTTTGCCAAACGCAAACCACATCAACTCTCAGGCGGCCAGAAGCAGCGCGTTGCCCTTGCCCGCTCTCTGGCAAAAAAACCCAAACTCCTCCTGCTGGATGAACCCCTCGGCGCACTCGATTGCAAGCTGCGCGAGCAGACCCAGTTTGAGCTGATGAACATTCAGGAACAGCTCGGCCTCACCTTCGTCATCGTCACGCACGATCAGGAAGAAGCCATGACTGTGGCCAGTCGTATCGCTGTGATGGACCACGGCAAGATCGTGCAGGTCGCCACACCCGCCGAGATCTACGAGTACCCCAACTCCCGCTACTCCGCAGACTTCCTCGGCGACGTCAACATCATCGAAGGCCACATCCACGTCACCACGGGCGAAACAGCCAGCCTCCACTGGGCGGAAGGCGAGACGCCACTGGCCGTATCAACCAAACTACGCCCACAACCAGGCACCACGGCATGGCTTGCCGTACGTCCCGAAAAGCTGCGCATCTCCAAGGACAAGCCGGAGAACACAGACAACTGCGTGAAAGGCGAAGTCTGGGATATCGGATACACCGGCAACATCTCCACCTACCACGTCAAAGCTTCCAACGGCACGATCCTAAAAGCGCAGGTGTCCAACCGCGAACACCTGGCTGACCGCCCGATCACGTGGGAAGATACTGTCTACGTCTACTGGGAAAAAGGCGCTGGCGTCTTTCTTGAAACGTGA
- a CDS encoding ABC transporter permease subunit: MVVADITSPTEETQDTTNLDAGWGRKLLIAVPYIWLLIFFLAPFVIVLKISLSDVILARPPYFPTFDFAEGWQGFWAMLQAFDLENYVWLTEDSLYLNSYLSSLKIASVSTLLTLIIGYPIAYSMAKAPKEWRATLLMLVILPFWTSFLIRVYAWIGILKKEGFLNYFLLWAGIIDEPLTILNTDTAIYIGIVYSYLPFMVLPLYAVLEKLDGSLLEAATDLGCSPMKAFWVITLPLSLPGVWAGCFLVFIPAVGEFVIPDILGGSSTIMIGKTLWVEFFSNRDWPVASAVAILLLLMLILPIILFQKQQEKQAEASQ; encoded by the coding sequence ATGGTCGTTGCAGACATCACCTCACCCACTGAAGAAACACAGGACACCACCAATCTGGATGCAGGCTGGGGCCGCAAGCTGCTCATTGCAGTCCCATACATCTGGCTCCTGATCTTCTTCCTCGCGCCATTCGTGATCGTCCTCAAAATCTCCCTGTCAGATGTTATCCTTGCACGCCCTCCTTACTTCCCAACCTTCGACTTTGCGGAAGGCTGGCAAGGATTTTGGGCCATGCTACAGGCGTTTGATCTGGAGAACTATGTCTGGCTCACAGAAGACTCGCTTTATCTCAACTCTTACTTGAGCAGTTTGAAGATCGCCTCGGTCTCAACCCTGCTGACCCTTATAATTGGTTACCCGATCGCCTACTCCATGGCCAAAGCTCCCAAGGAGTGGCGGGCAACACTGTTGATGTTAGTGATCCTGCCTTTCTGGACCAGCTTCCTCATCCGTGTTTACGCCTGGATCGGTATTTTGAAAAAAGAAGGCTTCCTCAATTACTTCCTGCTCTGGGCAGGCATTATTGATGAGCCGCTAACGATCCTGAACACAGACACCGCCATCTACATCGGCATCGTCTATTCCTACCTGCCTTTCATGGTGCTTCCACTCTACGCCGTGCTGGAGAAGCTGGATGGATCACTGCTGGAAGCAGCAACGGACCTTGGCTGCTCTCCTATGAAGGCCTTCTGGGTCATCACGCTTCCGCTTTCCCTGCCCGGAGTATGGGCTGGTTGCTTCCTCGTCTTCATTCCCGCAGTGGGTGAGTTCGTCATCCCGGACATTCTGGGCGGCTCCAGCACCATCATGATCGGCAAAACGCTTTGGGTCGAATTCTTCTCCAACAGAGACTGGCCAGTGGCCTCAGCAGTGGCAATCCTGCTGCTGCTCATGTTGATCCTGCCCATCATCCTGTTCCAGAAACAGCAGGAAAAACAAGCGGAGGCCAGCCAATGA
- a CDS encoding ABC transporter permease: MTRFNWFNTTTLTLGFAFLYLPIILLMIYSFNESRLVTVWAGFSTKWYQSVFFNESFINAAWVTLRVGFISASVATVLGTMAALVLNRAGPFHGKTLFTGMIYAPMVMPEVITGLSLLLLFVSLDFTRGFWTVTLAHITFSMCYAAVVVSARLVTFERSLEEAALDLGCTRFSAFMQVTLPIIFPAILAAWLLAFTLSLDDLVIASFASGPGATTLPMKIYSQVRIGVSPEINALSSILIAVVAVGVVTASLVTKQAQVKRMKEERLAISST; encoded by the coding sequence ATGACCCGCTTCAACTGGTTCAACACCACAACGCTCACACTCGGCTTTGCCTTCCTGTATCTGCCGATCATCCTGCTGATGATCTACTCCTTCAATGAATCCAGACTGGTCACCGTTTGGGCAGGTTTTTCTACCAAATGGTACCAGTCCGTCTTCTTCAACGAGAGTTTCATCAACGCCGCCTGGGTTACATTGCGCGTTGGCTTCATCTCCGCAAGCGTCGCCACCGTGCTCGGCACCATGGCCGCACTCGTCCTCAACCGCGCAGGCCCCTTCCACGGCAAAACCTTATTTACGGGCATGATCTACGCACCCATGGTTATGCCTGAGGTCATCACCGGCCTGTCACTACTCCTGCTCTTCGTCTCGCTGGACTTCACCCGCGGCTTCTGGACAGTCACACTGGCCCATATCACCTTCTCCATGTGCTACGCCGCTGTTGTTGTCTCCGCCCGTCTGGTTACCTTTGAACGCAGCCTGGAGGAAGCCGCGCTGGATTTGGGGTGTACCCGTTTTTCTGCTTTCATGCAGGTGACACTGCCCATCATCTTTCCGGCCATTCTAGCTGCTTGGTTGCTGGCGTTCACTCTGTCGCTGGATGATTTGGTCATCGCCTCCTTCGCCTCCGGACCCGGCGCCACAACATTGCCCATGAAAATCTACTCCCAGGTGCGCATTGGCGTTTCACCTGAAATCAACGCCCTGTCGTCCATTCTCATCGCTGTCGTTGCCGTTGGCGTGGTCACCGCTTCGCTGGTCACAAAACAGGCACAGGTCAAGCGCATGAAGGAAGAACGGCTGGCCATAAGCTCAACCTGA
- the speB gene encoding agmatinase yields the protein MSDVNHPSSLDEYSHGDLAYTRSTPYGTIAESSYAGALSFMRRKFTKDLTGVDVAVLGIPFDTSVSNRPGCRFGPRAIRQASSILAWDHAWGWSFDPFDRLAVVDYGDFVFDPGYPMSVPEELERQAAKVLKADVATLMLGGDHFSTYPMLKAHAQKHGPLSLIQFDAHSDTWTDNSSRIDHGTMFYRAVKDGLINPDTSIQVGIRTNNEDTQGLTTITADWVRNNGAQATIERIREVTGSSASYISFDIDCLDPAFAPGTGTPVVGGLNTGETREILRGLAGINLKGMDLVEVAPAYDHAEITALAGATLALDLLCIYASQTTR from the coding sequence GTGTCTGACGTAAATCACCCATCCTCGCTGGATGAATACTCGCATGGAGATCTGGCCTACACCCGCTCCACGCCCTACGGTACCATAGCTGAATCCAGCTATGCCGGAGCGCTCAGCTTCATGCGCCGCAAGTTCACGAAAGACCTGACTGGCGTTGACGTCGCCGTTCTGGGCATTCCGTTCGACACCTCTGTCAGCAACAGACCGGGCTGCCGTTTTGGCCCTCGCGCGATCAGGCAAGCTTCCAGTATCCTCGCATGGGATCATGCATGGGGCTGGTCCTTCGACCCATTCGACCGCCTTGCCGTTGTCGATTACGGTGACTTTGTCTTCGACCCCGGCTATCCCATGAGCGTACCGGAGGAGCTGGAGCGTCAGGCTGCCAAAGTCCTGAAAGCAGATGTCGCCACGCTCATGCTGGGTGGAGACCACTTCAGCACCTACCCCATGCTCAAAGCACACGCCCAAAAGCACGGGCCCTTGTCCCTCATCCAGTTCGACGCCCACAGTGATACATGGACGGACAACTCCAGCCGCATTGATCATGGCACCATGTTCTATAGAGCCGTTAAAGACGGCCTGATCAACCCAGACACATCGATACAGGTTGGTATCAGAACCAACAATGAAGACACGCAGGGCCTCACCACAATTACGGCGGACTGGGTGCGTAATAACGGAGCTCAGGCCACCATTGAGCGCATCCGTGAAGTCACCGGCTCAAGCGCCAGCTACATCAGCTTCGACATCGACTGCCTCGATCCTGCTTTTGCCCCGGGCACAGGCACACCAGTAGTCGGCGGCCTGAACACCGGAGAAACCCGCGAGATCCTGCGCGGCCTTGCCGGAATAAACCTGAAAGGCATGGACCTTGTGGAAGTGGCGCCGGCCTATGACCACGCTGAAATCACGGCCCTTGCCGGAGCCACATTAGCGCTGGATCTGCTATGCATCTACGCTAGCCAGACCACCAGATAA
- a CDS encoding glutamine synthetase family protein → MPTLTAVKPQLDQFRLEADAFLKQHPDLEKIEILYAGFCGPLRGKWLPAEMLQKLTEGGVRLPLSTVALDIWGVDVPATGLAIERGDPDGVCIPVPGTLKLVPWAKVPTAQVLVTLFEIDDQKPTPLDPRYVLETVEKKFQNKGLTPVVATELEFYFIDVEPGPTGLPLPPYIPGTNQRLEASQIYDLDIMAQFEPLLMEINQACKIQDIPADTTISEFGHGQFEINLLHVPSAVEAADHCLMFKRVVRHIARKHGMDVTFMSKPYGEETGSGFHVHTSLLDAQGTNIFSGTAEEANPALRNAIGGLLETMLDMQILFAPHANSYRRLQPGSYAPITCCWGYDHRAAAIRVPATHGKGARLEHRVAGADANPYLVVAAILEGIHLGLENQSDPGMPITLEADLTQYNHLTGNWEVAIQTWLQSKAAKQMSTEEFHRMYGTSRTAEYDVFATTITGFECQTYARKV, encoded by the coding sequence ATGCCTACCCTGACCGCTGTAAAGCCGCAATTGGATCAGTTTCGCCTAGAAGCCGATGCCTTCCTGAAACAACACCCGGATCTGGAAAAGATCGAGATCCTCTACGCAGGTTTCTGCGGCCCGCTCAGAGGCAAATGGCTGCCTGCCGAAATGCTGCAAAAACTGACAGAAGGCGGTGTCCGCTTGCCACTCTCAACGGTCGCTTTGGACATATGGGGCGTCGACGTTCCAGCAACTGGCCTTGCCATTGAGCGCGGCGATCCGGACGGTGTATGCATTCCTGTTCCCGGAACATTAAAGCTCGTGCCATGGGCTAAGGTACCGACCGCACAGGTGTTGGTGACGCTCTTTGAGATTGATGATCAAAAGCCAACCCCGCTGGACCCGCGCTACGTTCTGGAAACGGTGGAGAAGAAGTTCCAGAACAAAGGCCTGACACCCGTTGTCGCCACGGAGCTGGAATTCTACTTCATCGATGTTGAACCCGGCCCAACCGGCCTGCCGCTGCCACCATACATTCCTGGCACCAATCAGCGCCTGGAAGCCTCGCAGATTTATGATCTGGACATAATGGCCCAGTTTGAACCTCTCCTTATGGAGATCAATCAGGCCTGCAAGATTCAAGATATCCCGGCAGATACCACCATTTCCGAGTTCGGCCACGGCCAGTTTGAGATCAACCTCCTGCACGTGCCAAGTGCAGTGGAAGCGGCAGATCATTGCCTGATGTTCAAACGCGTTGTTCGCCACATCGCCCGCAAACATGGCATGGATGTCACGTTCATGTCCAAACCATACGGCGAAGAAACCGGCAGCGGCTTCCACGTTCACACCAGCCTGCTGGATGCGCAAGGCACCAACATCTTTAGCGGTACAGCGGAAGAAGCCAATCCCGCGCTCCGCAATGCCATCGGCGGCCTGCTGGAAACCATGCTGGACATGCAAATCCTGTTTGCTCCACACGCCAACTCCTACCGCCGCCTTCAGCCTGGTTCCTATGCTCCAATCACGTGCTGCTGGGGTTATGATCACCGCGCTGCTGCCATTCGCGTGCCCGCAACCCACGGCAAAGGCGCACGGCTGGAACATCGGGTGGCTGGTGCGGATGCAAACCCCTATCTGGTGGTCGCGGCCATTTTGGAAGGCATTCACCTCGGCCTTGAAAACCAAAGCGATCCCGGCATGCCCATCACTCTGGAAGCAGACCTGACCCAATACAACCATCTCACCGGAAACTGGGAGGTCGCCATCCAGACATGGCTGCAAAGCAAGGCTGCGAAGCAGATGAGTACGGAAGAGTTCCACCGCATGTACGGCACCAGCAGAACAGCGGAATACGACGTGTTCGCAACAACAATCACAGGGTTTGAGTGTCAGACCTACGCCAGGAAGGTCTGA
- a CDS encoding SDR family NAD(P)-dependent oxidoreductase, whose protein sequence is MKTAVITGGAGGLGQALAARLQRENWHTVLLDLPGPGLEALGSHEKQSIYACDLTDGGSVEQVAEKVLAERLSIDLVVYNAGITHIGLFADMDLSAHRKVLDVNYFGAVHTARAFLKAVRASKGCHLAISSVAGFSPLIKRTAYAASKHALEGFFSSLRSEEKSYGVHTLIAAPSFVATNVGRAEKQENGLVRPGSSTDGVDYMSAERAAEIIYKAYERKTRMKPVGRVASLAWWLNRVSPRAYQKLMERNIKESS, encoded by the coding sequence ATGAAGACAGCGGTTATAACAGGTGGTGCCGGTGGACTGGGGCAGGCTCTTGCGGCCCGGTTGCAGCGGGAGAACTGGCATACGGTGCTGCTGGATTTGCCGGGGCCGGGGCTGGAGGCTCTTGGCAGCCATGAGAAGCAGAGCATTTATGCGTGTGATCTGACCGATGGTGGTTCGGTTGAGCAGGTGGCTGAAAAGGTTCTTGCGGAGCGTCTAAGCATCGATCTGGTGGTTTACAATGCAGGCATTACGCATATTGGACTGTTTGCGGATATGGATCTGAGTGCACATCGCAAGGTGTTGGATGTGAACTACTTTGGGGCGGTGCATACGGCGCGGGCTTTTTTGAAAGCAGTGCGGGCTTCCAAAGGGTGTCATCTGGCGATCTCGTCTGTTGCAGGGTTCTCACCACTCATCAAGCGGACAGCTTATGCGGCGAGCAAGCATGCGTTGGAAGGGTTCTTCAGTTCATTGCGATCAGAGGAAAAATCTTACGGAGTGCATACGCTGATTGCTGCGCCGTCGTTTGTGGCGACCAATGTGGGGCGCGCTGAGAAGCAGGAGAACGGGCTGGTGCGACCGGGTTCTTCAACGGATGGCGTTGATTACATGAGTGCGGAGCGGGCGGCGGAGATCATCTACAAAGCCTATGAACGCAAGACCCGTATGAAACCGGTTGGTCGTGTCGCCAGTCTGGCGTGGTGGTTGAACCGGGTGTCTCCACGCGCCTATCAAAAACTGATGGAGCGGAACATCAAGGAGTCGAGTTAA
- a CDS encoding SDR family oxidoreductase produces MTKMLITGAAGGVGQAFLKELAQTDLEVVATDIREPADLPEIARYRMLDVTTDRVGAVIEEERPDVIVHLASIVTPSATSTREIEYLVDVEGTQAVIDGAIRSGVKRLVVTSSGAAYGYHADNPVPLCEEDGVRGNKEFAYSYHKRLVEKTLAKARDEAPELEQVVLRVGTVLGTGIDNQITSLFHKPRLLGIAGSDSAFVFIWTQDLARILLRAATEAPAGIYNVAGDGALSLQQLGEVLKKPVLKLPSWLLKLVLGVAKPLRLSRYGPEQVRFLQYRPVLANDRLKSEFGYTPEKTSAEVFEHWRVSVGL; encoded by the coding sequence ATGACCAAAATGCTGATAACAGGCGCTGCGGGTGGTGTCGGGCAAGCATTCCTAAAAGAGCTGGCGCAGACGGATCTGGAGGTTGTTGCGACCGATATCCGAGAGCCTGCTGATCTGCCTGAGATTGCCCGATATCGGATGCTGGACGTAACCACGGATAGGGTTGGCGCGGTGATTGAGGAAGAGCGACCTGATGTGATTGTGCATCTGGCCTCCATTGTGACGCCATCCGCCACCTCCACGCGGGAGATTGAGTATCTGGTTGATGTGGAAGGCACGCAGGCAGTGATTGATGGGGCGATCCGATCTGGCGTGAAGCGGCTGGTGGTGACCTCTTCTGGTGCTGCTTATGGCTACCATGCTGACAATCCGGTTCCATTGTGCGAAGAGGACGGTGTTCGCGGAAACAAGGAGTTCGCGTATTCCTATCACAAGCGTCTGGTGGAAAAGACGCTCGCCAAAGCACGAGATGAGGCGCCTGAACTGGAACAGGTGGTGCTGCGGGTTGGGACGGTGCTCGGAACTGGCATAGATAACCAGATTACCTCACTCTTCCATAAACCACGGCTGCTTGGCATTGCCGGATCAGACAGTGCGTTTGTGTTTATCTGGACGCAAGATCTTGCCCGCATCCTGCTGCGCGCTGCGACTGAGGCACCTGCCGGGATTTATAACGTTGCCGGAGATGGCGCGTTGTCTCTGCAGCAGCTTGGTGAAGTGCTGAAAAAGCCAGTTCTGAAGTTGCCGTCATGGTTACTCAAGCTTGTTCTTGGTGTTGCAAAGCCGCTGCGATTGTCGCGCTACGGGCCGGAGCAGGTTCGTTTTTTGCAATATCGTCCGGTGCTCGCCAATGATCGGCTGAAGTCCGAGTTCGGTTATACGCCGGAGAAGACAAGCGCAGAGGTGTTTGAACACTGGCGCGTATCTGTGGGGCTTTGA
- a CDS encoding bile acid:sodium symporter family protein: MSDIDLVVLNFNSGSLTLLNGILAIVMFSIAIDLCPADFKRLTLAPKPVVIGLCSQFLVLPSLTFLLVLLVQPRPSIALGLILVAACPGGNISNFITHRAGGNAALSVSMTAFATVGAIVATPFNIAFWGSLYGPTRAILQETQIDKLSVAITVCFMLVLPLFLGILLNRVKPRLAAKIRQPLRLASMGIFIGFIFIALVANWNFFLAYIGAVAALVIFHNGLALAAGYALATVAGVSAYDRRAITIETGIQNSGLGLVLIFSFFGGLGGMSVVAAAWGIWHAISGLALASFMARKAVKVPAEATL; the protein is encoded by the coding sequence ATGAGTGACATTGACCTCGTTGTTCTCAACTTCAACTCCGGCTCTCTGACGCTGCTCAATGGCATTCTGGCGATTGTGATGTTCTCCATCGCGATCGATCTTTGCCCAGCAGACTTTAAACGTTTGACGTTGGCGCCAAAGCCAGTGGTGATCGGCCTATGCTCGCAGTTTCTGGTGTTGCCGAGCCTGACGTTTTTACTGGTGCTGCTGGTACAGCCTAGGCCCTCCATCGCGCTGGGGCTTATTCTGGTGGCAGCATGTCCGGGTGGCAATATCTCCAACTTCATTACACATCGGGCGGGCGGCAATGCGGCGCTTTCTGTTTCCATGACGGCCTTTGCAACGGTGGGAGCGATCGTTGCGACGCCGTTTAACATTGCGTTCTGGGGCAGCCTTTATGGGCCGACGCGGGCGATCCTGCAGGAGACGCAAATCGATAAGCTCTCAGTCGCGATTACGGTTTGCTTTATGCTGGTGTTGCCGCTGTTTCTTGGCATTCTGCTCAACCGGGTAAAGCCACGCCTTGCTGCGAAAATTCGGCAACCGTTGCGGTTGGCATCCATGGGGATCTTCATCGGCTTCATCTTCATTGCGCTGGTGGCCAACTGGAACTTCTTTCTAGCTTATATTGGGGCAGTGGCCGCTTTGGTGATTTTCCATAACGGACTGGCACTGGCTGCTGGCTATGCGCTGGCGACGGTTGCGGGCGTGTCGGCTTATGACCGGCGGGCGATCACCATTGAGACCGGCATTCAGAACTCTGGCCTCGGGCTGGTGCTGATCTTCAGCTTTTTTGGCGGGTTGGGCGGTATGTCTGTTGTGGCGGCAGCTTGGGGGATCTGGCATGCGATCAGCGGTCTGGCGCTGGCCAGCTTCATGGCGCGCAAGGCGGTGAAGGTTCCGGCGGAGGCAACGCTATGA
- a CDS encoding flavin-containing monooxygenase — MNISKESYALIGAGPMGLATAKTLIEQGIDFQGFELHSDVGGLWDIDGPKSTMYESAHLISSKKMTEFTDFPMGDQIAEYPGHRELKTYFQDFAEKFDLKRRYHFGAEVTRIAPLGGDGEGWTVSWRDQDGDHSAEFAGVLIANGTLSEPNMPAFDGEFAGELIHSCKYKSAQQFAGKRVLIVGAGNSGCDIAVDAIHHGIQCDISMRRGYYFVPKYVFGKPADTMGGAVKLPLWLKRRVDQTLLKWFVGDPQAYGFPKPDYALYESHPVVNSLILYHAGHGDIGIRADIKELDGNTVRFRDGEEAEYDLIVAATGYKLHYPFIDKELLNWQGDAPHLFLNCMHPERNDLFVMGMIEATGLGWQGRHDQAELVARYLRGLKDGSAAAEVIKAEKANGFARETGGMNYLKLARMAYYVDKQSYRSALNKRTQALKREMA, encoded by the coding sequence GTGAATATTTCAAAGGAGAGCTATGCCTTAATCGGGGCAGGGCCGATGGGGCTCGCCACGGCGAAGACACTTATTGAGCAGGGAATAGATTTTCAGGGTTTTGAGCTGCATAGTGATGTGGGTGGGCTTTGGGATATTGATGGTCCTAAATCGACCATGTACGAGTCCGCACATCTGATTTCATCCAAGAAGATGACCGAGTTTACGGACTTTCCGATGGGGGATCAGATTGCTGAATATCCCGGGCATCGCGAGCTGAAAACATACTTTCAAGATTTTGCTGAAAAGTTCGATCTGAAGCGGCGCTATCACTTTGGGGCGGAGGTGACACGTATCGCACCGCTTGGTGGTGATGGAGAAGGGTGGACTGTCAGTTGGAGAGATCAGGACGGAGATCATTCAGCTGAGTTTGCCGGTGTGCTGATTGCGAATGGAACACTCTCAGAACCAAACATGCCAGCGTTTGACGGTGAGTTTGCCGGAGAACTGATCCATTCCTGTAAGTACAAGAGTGCGCAGCAGTTTGCTGGCAAGCGGGTGCTGATTGTCGGGGCGGGCAACTCAGGTTGCGACATTGCCGTTGATGCGATCCATCATGGTATTCAATGCGATATCTCCATGCGGCGTGGCTACTACTTTGTTCCCAAATATGTTTTCGGCAAACCGGCAGACACTATGGGCGGTGCGGTGAAGTTGCCGCTGTGGCTGAAGCGACGTGTGGATCAGACGCTGCTGAAATGGTTTGTTGGCGATCCGCAGGCCTATGGTTTCCCAAAGCCGGATTACGCGCTTTATGAGAGCCATCCGGTGGTGAACTCGCTCATTCTCTACCATGCCGGCCACGGTGATATTGGCATTCGTGCTGATATCAAGGAGCTGGATGGAAACACGGTGCGGTTCCGTGATGGTGAAGAAGCGGAATATGATCTGATTGTTGCGGCTACTGGCTACAAGCTGCATTACCCCTTCATCGATAAAGAGCTTTTGAACTGGCAGGGCGATGCGCCGCATCTGTTCCTGAACTGCATGCATCCTGAACGGAATGATCTGTTTGTGATGGGCATGATTGAAGCGACCGGCCTGGGTTGGCAGGGGCGACATGATCAGGCGGAGCTGGTTGCGCGGTATCTGCGCGGCCTTAAGGATGGCAGCGCTGCGGCAGAAGTGATCAAAGCGGAGAAGGCCAACGGGTTTGCCCGTGAAACCGGGGGGATGAACTACCTCAAGCTGGCGCGCATGGCCTACTACGTTGACAAGCAGAGCTATCGCTCCGCGCTCAACAAACGAACGCAGGCGCTGAAGAGGGAGATGGCATGA